The proteins below come from a single Anguilla rostrata isolate EN2019 chromosome 3, ASM1855537v3, whole genome shotgun sequence genomic window:
- the LOC135250274 gene encoding platelet-derived growth factor receptor-like protein: protein MKWKLAFRVVILTILLLEFGLCQKKGQDAGDKKPKVKPKKTKTVTPKPKVRGTPAPPSQVTLTQVLDKGKFRKVGDTLNVPAGGSLELRCKGKPVEWAVPYYLQEEDEGRLRTVQHARYGALILSNATGADTGEYTCYPMHCEEKDCRKDYERAVKVFVFFPDPQELFVPSSDYYEIIQLRTNRPTVLPCQVTNPQATVTLHREFPPEELKVDGTEISFDLKRGFTIHRPRPHHAGSLYCVASHGRLRQSSVKYVLIYVNYPTSPPSPVIQASSTSVRVGENLQIICSVMGEANVAIEFTWDYPGQEIGRPLYTEDSVRPMRGSGQGQQRSETVLLVDEVREVDGGTYTCTAQNLEGSRSASTSVKVLPAQTAIPRPRRP, encoded by the exons ATGAAGTGGAAGTTGGCATTCAGAGTCGTCATCCTCACCATTTTGCTCTTGGAATTTG GACTCTGTCAGAAGAAAGGCCAAGACGCCGGTGACAAAAAGCCCAAAGTGAAGCCGAAGAAGACCAAAACGGTCACACCCAAACCCAAAGTCAGAGGcaccccagccccgccctcccagGTCACCCTCACACAGGTGCTAGACAAAGGAAAGTTCCGGAAGGTGGGGGACACATTGAACGTTCCAGCTGGGGGTTCCCTGGAACTCAGGTGCAAGGGCAAACCCGTGGAGTGGGCGGTGCCCTActacctgcaggaggaggacgagggccGGCTCAG GACGGTTCAGCATGCACGGTATGGTGCGCTCATCCTGTCCAACGCTACAGGTGCGGACACGGGCGAGTACACTTGCTACCCCATGCATTGTGAGGAGAAAGACTGCCGGAAGGACTACGAGCGTGCGGTTAAGGTCTTTGTCTTCTTTCCCG ACCCGCAGGAGCTGTTCGTGCCCTCGTCGGATTATTACGAAATTATTCAGCTGCGCACCAACCGGCCCACGGTGCTGCCCTGCCAGGTCACCAACCCTCAGGCCACAGTGACCCTGCACCGTGAGTTCCCCCCGGAGGAGCTCAAAGTGGACGGGACCGAGATCTCCTTCGACCTGAAGAGGGGCTTCACCAtccacaggccacgcccccaccaCGCCGGCTCTCTCTACTGCGTGGCCAGTCACGGCAGGCTGCGGCAGAGCTCCGTCAAATACGTCCTCATTTACGTCAACT ACCCCacgtcccctccctcccctgtgaTCCAGGCCTCCTCCACGTCTGTCCGTGTAGGTGAGAACCTACAGATCATCTGCTCTGTGATGGGAGAAGCCAACGTGGCCATCGAGTTCACCTGGGATTACCCCGGGCAAGAG ATTGGCAGGCCGCTGTACACCGAGGACAGCGTGCGGCCCATGCGCGGCAGTGGCCAGGGCCAGCAGCGGTCTGAGACCGTTCTCCTGGTGGACGAGGTCCGCGAGGTGGACGGGGGGACTTACACCTGCACCGCCCAGAACCTTGAGGGGTCCCGCTCCGCCTCCACTTCTGTCAAAGTGCTACCGGCCCAAACTGCCATCCCTCGCCCCCGCAGGCCCTGA